A DNA window from Setaria viridis chromosome 2, Setaria_viridis_v4.0, whole genome shotgun sequence contains the following coding sequences:
- the LOC117842387 gene encoding cadmium/zinc-transporting ATPase HMA3 isoform X2 yields the protein MMGGAERPAKAPGAAELEERLLRPPAAARSRDLDGGGRRKRGKWEKTYLDVLGVCCSAEVALVERLLAPIDGIQGVTVVVPSRTVIVEHDPAAVSLSHIVKALNRAGLEASERAYGSSGGVVGRWPSPYILASGGLLLASSLAPLLPPLRWLALAAACAGAPPVLLRALASATRLALDINVLMLAAAAGAAALGDFAEAGAIVFLFTTAEWLETLACTKATAGMSSLMSMIPPRVVLADTGEVVSLRDVKVGAVVAVRAGEVVPIDGVVVDGQSEVDESSLTGESFPVPKQPPSEVWAGTMNLDGYIAVRTTALAENSTVAKMERLVEAAQNSRSKTQRLIDSCSKYYTPAVVALAASVVLVPLLLRAQDMRRWFRLALVLLVSACPCALVLSTPVATFCALLRAARMGVLIKGGDILETLGGIRVAAFDKTGTITKGEFSIDGFHVVGDKVELSQLLYWVSSIESKSSHPMATALVEYAQSKSIQPKPENATEFRIYPGEGIYGEISGRHVYIGNRRIMARSSCYTVPEMDDRKGASIGYVICDGDLVGAFSLSDDCRTGAAEAIRELRSMGIKSVMLTGDSRSAAMRAQEQLRGAMDELHPELLPADKVRLVGELKARDGPTMMVGDGMNDAPALAMADVGVSMGLSGSAAAMETSHATLMSSDILRVPAAVGLGRRARRTIAVNVVVSVAAKAAVVALAVAWRPVLWAAVLADVGTCLLVVLHSMTLLREPGTRRGGKDEVCRATARSLAMRSSQLAAASNGATASIQGPDVGGTRSCRCCQKPGKSSEQEHSVVIDIPAASSSSAEHREIQIPRATAKGSGGGCCGAGKACGASTVTSAADVPRKCCARKEDSRVSVKTACCNNGGGARGSPRKEGQGCRDDARCCSGGVSQVQVNY from the exons ATGATGGGTGGTGCTGAGAGGCCAGCGAAGGCGCCAGGAGCCGCCGAGCTCGAGGAGAGGCtgctgcggccgccggcggcggcgaggagccgagatcttgacggcggcggcaggaggaagagggggaAGTGGGAGAAGACGTACCTGGACGTGCTGGGCGTCTGCTGCTCCGCGGAGGTAGCGCTTGTCGAGCGGCTGCTGGCGCCGATCGACGGCATCCAGGGGgtcaccgtcgtcgtcccctCCCGCACCGTCATCGTCGAGcacgaccccgccgccgtctccctgtCCCACATCG TGAAGGCTCTGAACAGGGCGGGCCTGGAGGCGTCGGAGCGCGCGtacggcagcagcggcggggtCGTCGGCAGGTGGCCCAGCCCGTACATCCTCGCcagcggcggcctcctcctcgcctcctccctcgcgccgctcctcccgccgctgcgctggctggcgctggcggcggcctgCGCCGGCGCGCCACCGGTGCTGCTCAGGGCGCTCGCCTCGGCGACAAGGCTTGCCCTGGACATCAACGTGCTcatgctcgccgcggcggccggcgccgccgcgctcgggGACTTCGCGGAGGCAGGCGCCATCGTGTTCCTCTTCACCACCGCCGAGTGGCTCGAGACGCTGGCGTGCACCAAGGCCACCGCCGGGATGTCGTCGCTCATGAGCATGATCCCGCCCAGGGTCGTCCTCGCCGACACCGGGGAGGTCGTCAGCCTGCGCGACGTCAAggtcggcgccgtcgtcgcggtCAGGGCGGGGGAAGTGGTGCCGATCGACGGCGTGGTCGTCGACGGGCAGAGCGAGGTCGACGAGAGTAGCCTCACCGGCGAGTCCTTCCCCGTGCCAAAGCAGCCGCCGTCGGAGGTCTGGGCCGGCACCATGAACCTGGATG GTTACATTGCCGTGAGGACAACAGCTCTGGCCGAGAACTCGACGGTGGCAAAGATGGAGAggctggtggaggcggcgcagaACAGCCGGTCCAAGACGCAGCGGCTCATCGATTCTTGCTCAAAGTACTACACGCCGG ccGTGGTTGCTCTTGCAGCAAGTGTGGTTCTTGTCCCCCTGCTGCTGCGAGCACAGGACATGCGAAGATGGTTTCGGCTGGCCTTAGTCCTGCTGGTGAGCGCGTGCCCGTGCGCGTTGGTCCTGTCGACGCCGGTCGCTACGTTCTGCGCGCTCCTGAGGGCGGCGAGGATGGGGGTTCTCATCAAGGGAGGGGACATTCTTGAGACACTAGGTGGGATCAGGGTTGCGGCATTCGACAAGACGGGAACTATCACAAAAGGGGAGTTCAGCATTGATGGATTCCATGTGGTTGGGGACAAAGTTGAATTGAGCCAGCTTCTTTACTG GGTGTCTAGCATTGAGAGCAAATCAAGCCATCCAATGGCAACTGCACTTGTGGAGTACGCTCAGTCCAAATCCATCCAGCCGAAGCCGGAAAACGCGACTGAATTTCGCATCTACCCCGGGGAAGGCATCTATGGGGAGATCAGTGGAAGACATGTCTACATTGGAAACAGAAGGATCATGGCAAGGTCCTCATGCTACACAG TACCAGAAATGGATGATCGAAAAGGCGCGTCGATCGGCTATGTGATCTGCGACGGGGATCTAGTGGGGGCGTTCTCGCTCTCCGACGACTGCCGgaccggcgcggcggaggcgatcCGCGAGCTGAGATCAATGGGGATCAAGTCGGTGATGCTGACAGGGGACAGCAGGTCGGCGGCCATGCGCGCGCAGGAGCAGCTAAGGGGCGCCATGGATGAGCTCCACCCGGAGCTCCTCCCGGCGGACAAGGTCCGACTCGTCGGCGAGCTCAAGGCGCGGGACGGGCCGACGATGATGGTCGGAGACGGCATGAACGACGCCCCCGCGCTGGCCATGGCGGACGTCGGCGTGTCCATGGGTCTGTCGGGCTCGGCAGCCGCCATGGAGACCAGCCACGCCACGCTCATGTCCAGCGACATCCTCAGGgtgcccgccgccgtcgggctcgggcggcgcgcACGCCGGACCATCGCCGTAAACGTGGTTGTCTCCGTCGCCGCGaaggccgccgtcgtcgcgctcgccgtcgcgtgGCGACCCGTGCTGTGGGCGGCCGTGCTCGCCGACGTCGGGACGTGCCTGCTCGTCGTGCTCCACAGCATGACGCTGCTGAGGGAACCTGGGAcacggaggggagggaaggacGAGGTGTGCCGCGCCACGGCGAGGTCGCTGGCCATGAGGTCGTCCCAGCTCGCCGCAGCATCGAACGGCGCGACGGCGAGTATTCAGGGACCAGATGTTGGAGGAACTAGAAGCTGCCGTTGCTGTCAGAAGCCAGGAAAGTCGTCTGAGCAGGAGCACTCGGTTGTGATCGACATACCggcggcatcatcatcatctgccGAGCATCGAGAAATCCAGATTCCTCGCGCCACGGCgaaaggcagcggcggtggatgTTGCGGCGCCGGCAAAGCTTGTGGTGCTTCCACGGTGACTTCTGCAGCTGACGTTCCGAGAAAATGTTGTGCCCGTAAAGAAGACAGCCGTGTGAGTGTTAAGACAGCCTGCTGCAACAATGGAGGTGGTGCGCGGGGTTCTCCTAGGAAGGAAGGGCAAGGTTGCAGGGACGATGCAAGGTGTTGTTCCGGTGGTGTCTCCCAAGTGCAAGTGAATTACTGA
- the LOC117842387 gene encoding cadmium/zinc-transporting ATPase HMA3 isoform X1, which yields MMGGAERPAKAPGAAELEERLLRPPAAARSRDLDGGGRRKRGKWEKTYLDVLGVCCSAEVALVERLLAPIDGIQGVTVVVPSRTVIVEHDPAAVSLSHIVKALNRAGLEASERAYGSSGGVVGRWPSPYILASGGLLLASSLAPLLPPLRWLALAAACAGAPPVLLRALASATRLALDINVLMLAAAAGAAALGDFAEAGAIVFLFTTAEWLETLACTKATAGMSSLMSMIPPRVVLADTGEVVSLRDVKVGAVVAVRAGEVVPIDGVVVDGQSEVDESSLTGESFPVPKQPPSEVWAGTMNLDGYIAVRTTALAENSTVAKMERLVEAAQNSRSKTQRLIDSCSKYYTPAVVALAASVVLVPLLLRAQDMRRWFRLALVLLVSACPCALVLSTPVATFCALLRAARMGVLIKGGDILETLGGIRVAAFDKTGTITKGEFSIDGFHVVGDKVELSQLLYWVSSIESKSSHPMATALVEYAQSKSIQPKPENATEFRIYPGEGIYGEISGRHVYIGNRRIMARSSCYTVTCAVPEMDDRKGASIGYVICDGDLVGAFSLSDDCRTGAAEAIRELRSMGIKSVMLTGDSRSAAMRAQEQLRGAMDELHPELLPADKVRLVGELKARDGPTMMVGDGMNDAPALAMADVGVSMGLSGSAAAMETSHATLMSSDILRVPAAVGLGRRARRTIAVNVVVSVAAKAAVVALAVAWRPVLWAAVLADVGTCLLVVLHSMTLLREPGTRRGGKDEVCRATARSLAMRSSQLAAASNGATASIQGPDVGGTRSCRCCQKPGKSSEQEHSVVIDIPAASSSSAEHREIQIPRATAKGSGGGCCGAGKACGASTVTSAADVPRKCCARKEDSRVSVKTACCNNGGGARGSPRKEGQGCRDDARCCSGGVSQVQVNY from the exons ATGATGGGTGGTGCTGAGAGGCCAGCGAAGGCGCCAGGAGCCGCCGAGCTCGAGGAGAGGCtgctgcggccgccggcggcggcgaggagccgagatcttgacggcggcggcaggaggaagagggggaAGTGGGAGAAGACGTACCTGGACGTGCTGGGCGTCTGCTGCTCCGCGGAGGTAGCGCTTGTCGAGCGGCTGCTGGCGCCGATCGACGGCATCCAGGGGgtcaccgtcgtcgtcccctCCCGCACCGTCATCGTCGAGcacgaccccgccgccgtctccctgtCCCACATCG TGAAGGCTCTGAACAGGGCGGGCCTGGAGGCGTCGGAGCGCGCGtacggcagcagcggcggggtCGTCGGCAGGTGGCCCAGCCCGTACATCCTCGCcagcggcggcctcctcctcgcctcctccctcgcgccgctcctcccgccgctgcgctggctggcgctggcggcggcctgCGCCGGCGCGCCACCGGTGCTGCTCAGGGCGCTCGCCTCGGCGACAAGGCTTGCCCTGGACATCAACGTGCTcatgctcgccgcggcggccggcgccgccgcgctcgggGACTTCGCGGAGGCAGGCGCCATCGTGTTCCTCTTCACCACCGCCGAGTGGCTCGAGACGCTGGCGTGCACCAAGGCCACCGCCGGGATGTCGTCGCTCATGAGCATGATCCCGCCCAGGGTCGTCCTCGCCGACACCGGGGAGGTCGTCAGCCTGCGCGACGTCAAggtcggcgccgtcgtcgcggtCAGGGCGGGGGAAGTGGTGCCGATCGACGGCGTGGTCGTCGACGGGCAGAGCGAGGTCGACGAGAGTAGCCTCACCGGCGAGTCCTTCCCCGTGCCAAAGCAGCCGCCGTCGGAGGTCTGGGCCGGCACCATGAACCTGGATG GTTACATTGCCGTGAGGACAACAGCTCTGGCCGAGAACTCGACGGTGGCAAAGATGGAGAggctggtggaggcggcgcagaACAGCCGGTCCAAGACGCAGCGGCTCATCGATTCTTGCTCAAAGTACTACACGCCGG ccGTGGTTGCTCTTGCAGCAAGTGTGGTTCTTGTCCCCCTGCTGCTGCGAGCACAGGACATGCGAAGATGGTTTCGGCTGGCCTTAGTCCTGCTGGTGAGCGCGTGCCCGTGCGCGTTGGTCCTGTCGACGCCGGTCGCTACGTTCTGCGCGCTCCTGAGGGCGGCGAGGATGGGGGTTCTCATCAAGGGAGGGGACATTCTTGAGACACTAGGTGGGATCAGGGTTGCGGCATTCGACAAGACGGGAACTATCACAAAAGGGGAGTTCAGCATTGATGGATTCCATGTGGTTGGGGACAAAGTTGAATTGAGCCAGCTTCTTTACTG GGTGTCTAGCATTGAGAGCAAATCAAGCCATCCAATGGCAACTGCACTTGTGGAGTACGCTCAGTCCAAATCCATCCAGCCGAAGCCGGAAAACGCGACTGAATTTCGCATCTACCCCGGGGAAGGCATCTATGGGGAGATCAGTGGAAGACATGTCTACATTGGAAACAGAAGGATCATGGCAAGGTCCTCATGCTACACAG TTACGTGCGCAGTACCAGAAATGGATGATCGAAAAGGCGCGTCGATCGGCTATGTGATCTGCGACGGGGATCTAGTGGGGGCGTTCTCGCTCTCCGACGACTGCCGgaccggcgcggcggaggcgatcCGCGAGCTGAGATCAATGGGGATCAAGTCGGTGATGCTGACAGGGGACAGCAGGTCGGCGGCCATGCGCGCGCAGGAGCAGCTAAGGGGCGCCATGGATGAGCTCCACCCGGAGCTCCTCCCGGCGGACAAGGTCCGACTCGTCGGCGAGCTCAAGGCGCGGGACGGGCCGACGATGATGGTCGGAGACGGCATGAACGACGCCCCCGCGCTGGCCATGGCGGACGTCGGCGTGTCCATGGGTCTGTCGGGCTCGGCAGCCGCCATGGAGACCAGCCACGCCACGCTCATGTCCAGCGACATCCTCAGGgtgcccgccgccgtcgggctcgggcggcgcgcACGCCGGACCATCGCCGTAAACGTGGTTGTCTCCGTCGCCGCGaaggccgccgtcgtcgcgctcgccgtcgcgtgGCGACCCGTGCTGTGGGCGGCCGTGCTCGCCGACGTCGGGACGTGCCTGCTCGTCGTGCTCCACAGCATGACGCTGCTGAGGGAACCTGGGAcacggaggggagggaaggacGAGGTGTGCCGCGCCACGGCGAGGTCGCTGGCCATGAGGTCGTCCCAGCTCGCCGCAGCATCGAACGGCGCGACGGCGAGTATTCAGGGACCAGATGTTGGAGGAACTAGAAGCTGCCGTTGCTGTCAGAAGCCAGGAAAGTCGTCTGAGCAGGAGCACTCGGTTGTGATCGACATACCggcggcatcatcatcatctgccGAGCATCGAGAAATCCAGATTCCTCGCGCCACGGCgaaaggcagcggcggtggatgTTGCGGCGCCGGCAAAGCTTGTGGTGCTTCCACGGTGACTTCTGCAGCTGACGTTCCGAGAAAATGTTGTGCCCGTAAAGAAGACAGCCGTGTGAGTGTTAAGACAGCCTGCTGCAACAATGGAGGTGGTGCGCGGGGTTCTCCTAGGAAGGAAGGGCAAGGTTGCAGGGACGATGCAAGGTGTTGTTCCGGTGGTGTCTCCCAAGTGCAAGTGAATTACTGA